A segment of the Penaeus monodon isolate SGIC_2016 chromosome 38, NSTDA_Pmon_1, whole genome shotgun sequence genome:
GTTCACAGCgagctaaaagaaaaataaataaagaaataaaacaaaacaaactcataaaaacattatggaaaaacaaaaataaaaaaataaaaccatcccGGACAGGTCCTGAACGCCCTCAACGGATCCGACACCGtgggaggcggcggcggaggcggaggcagcGACACCGACAGGATCTTCCGGGGCTCCGACACCTACTGCGGGTCCTGCCGCGTCCTATCCAAGATGGTGATAGGCTATTCCCGGCTAGGCGGCCCCATCGACATCATGGCCAATTTCCTGGTCAAGATCTGCTACATCGTCGGCTACCAGTCGATCGCCGTGTGCAGAGGCCTCATCAACCAGGATAAGGTCGAGAAGGGGCTTGggttgggtgaggggggaggggcttgggaagggggtgagggagggggggtcgggggtgagggggatgagggaggtggggacGATCatagcaatattgatgatgatcatcataacaacaacagcaatgataacagtaatgataataataatgatgatactgataatgatcctgataataatagtaactataataatgatagtattaatacagtagtgatgatgataattataataataatagatatataagatgacAAAATATCTAGATAAATGAAACGAGCTAGACCTTACTAtaatgacgcccccccccctctcgcccacaGGATCGCCTAGAGTGGATCCTGCAGAACACCAACGCGGACGCCGACGAAGTGTGCTCCCTCGTCCTCGGCAGCCAGGGATGCGGCGTCTTCAGGAGGACCGCCTGGAGCATCACCTTGCCGCCCCCCGAGTACCCCATGcaacatcagcagcagcaacatcaacaaGGGAGGGAGGACCACAGCCGGAGTTTGGACTCTGCTCCGCCACAGGTATTGGACTGCGGGCGAAAACGTGTgattttgtgcgtgtggtgtaaaGGCATTTGTGAATGTAGTGCGGTTTTCGTTGGTTGTTGTAATTGCGGAAGAATATCGTTAAATGTAAGGAAGGGGAATAATCTTGTGGGTGTGGTATAGAAGAATTTGTGAATGGAATACAAGGATTTTTGTAAGACTTGAAAAAATATCGTAATTGTGTAAAGGAAGATAATGATTTTGTGGATGTAACTGAAGATTGTTGAATGTAATTCAAGGGAATTCTTGTAACTTGTAATGGGGGGAAAAATCGTCATTGCAAAGAAAAGAACAATTTTGTGGATGTAGTTTAAAAGTTGTTGGATGTAATCAGAACAGGATTGCAACACAAGAAAATTCTCTTCTGAcctcaaagagagagaaaatatttaagatattatagatatataaagtaataaagaatTTTGACATTTGTTGGAAAGAAAGAATCGTTGAATTAATGGCAAAAAATCCAAGAAAATTCCTTTTTGCATATTTTGTCAAGAATTATACGACTGGACACAAATATTTGGCTGATGGTTAGCTGTGACAGTTATTAATCCGTTCAGGGGAAAGATTAACGTTAACAGCTAACAACATTACTAAAATCTTCTCCACGCAGGTCCAGAGTGTAAACAACGCGCGTGCACAACcgccaccccaccaccaacaaccacaaaaGCAACAACCACaaatacagcaacaacaacaacaacaacaacaacagcaagtcCCTGTCAccgcctcttccacctcctcctcctcttcctcttcttcctcctcctcctcctcctcctcctcctcctcctcctcctcctcctcttccccgtcttCCGTCCCGGCCACCGAAAGGGTCGGCAGTAGCGGCAAGAAGGTGCTGAAGGTGCTGCACTTGACGGACCCTCACTACGACCCCTCCTACCGCGTCGGGGCCAATGCCGTGTGCGAGGCGCCGCTCTGCTGCAACCCGGATagcggtgagtgtgtgtgtttgtgtgtgtaagtgtgagtgtaatTGTAAGTGTAATTGTaagtgcaagtgcaagtgcaagtgcgagtgcgagtgcgagtgcgagtgcgagtgcgagtgcaagtgcaagtgcaagtgcaagtgcaagtgcaagtgcaagtgcgagtgcgagtgtgagtgcgagtgcgagtgtgagtgtgagtgtgtgagagagagagagagagagagagagtgttaatgAGAGTGATTTAatgaataagagtgagagagagcgagagaatgagagatacaaACAATCCTAGACTTAAAAAGACCCCAGGATATTGGTCTCTTACCGTTCTGCATCAACAGCACGAAAATGTCCCAGGTGCTAACTGTCCTTCTGCGCCTCCCTCAGGCACCCCGAAGCGGCCTAGCGACGGGGCGGGGAAGTGGGGCGACTACAGGAACTGCGACTCTCCGAAGTGGCTTCTCCAACACATGCTCCACCACATCGTCTCCACGCATCCGGTGAGTGGTcctttcgcgctctctctcttctctctctctctctctctctctctctctctctctcctctctcctctctcctctctctctctgtgtctctctctctctctctctctctctctctctctgtctctccctctctctctctctatgtctctccctccctccctctctctctgtgtctctctctcttcctctctctctctcccctctctccctcttttccctcttctctttctccttctttttctctctcttctctcctcttctcctctctctctctctttctctctccttctctctctcctctctctctctctctctcttctctctctctctctctcctcctcttcctctctctccttttcccccgggccccccgagggcccaggcggggggggggggggggggtttttccccaaaaaaacccccccccccggggaagtgGCCTAAAAACCCCAAGGCCCCCCCCAACCACTTTTTAAAAGCATCGGTGAGTGGGCCTTtcgcgccccccccctttttcttcttctcttccccacttcccccccccccccccccttttttccccccccccccctcccgttttttccccggggggggggccccccggggggggggggtttggggaaacccccccttttccctttttttttttccccccccccccccccccccccccctttcccccccttacccccccccccccccctttttcccccccttttttttttccccccccccccccccccccccccaaaaaaaaaaaaaatttttttccccttttcccctcctctcctctccttctccctctcttttcttctccctctcccctcttccccttctcccctttcctctcttttccctcctcccctttccctctctcttccctcgctccttctctctcttttctctctctctctctcttctctcccttctcctctctctctctcttctctctcctcgtctctcttccctctcctctctctctcgctctcctctctctctctccttgctctctcttccctctcttctctctcttccctcctcctctctctcgttcctctccttctctctctctctctctcctctcctttctctctctctcagtctctctctctctctctacctctctctctctctctttctccctctctcttctcttctctctctctctctctctctctcctctccctctcttctcctcccttccttctcttgttctctcctcctctctgctcctgtctgtctctctctctctctctctctctctctctccctctccctctctctttctctctctctcttctctctcgtctctcttctctctcgctctctctctctctctctcttctctctccctctctctctctctctctctctctctctctctctctctctctctcttctctctctctatctctctctctctctctctctctctctctctctcatcttattctccatcttattctcattttctttgttatagttgttgttattatcaatatcatcattattaatgctattattgttgttatttttattattttattgttgccattattattattactatttccttaTATTACTGTTGTTTCACCAGTTTTACCCTTTATTATTCTCTCgtatttctctctcgcttgtcCCCCAGGACGTCGACTACGTGCTGTGCACCGGGGACTTGGTGCCGCATCACATCTGGAAGATTTCGCCGCGAGAGAACATCGCCATTATGAGGGAGATGACGGACCTTCTGCTCGAGTATTTCCCCAACTTGCCCATCTACGGCGCCATCGGGAACCACGAGAGCTTTCCCCGGGATAGGTGAGTGGAGTGTGGGGCTAGGATTTgtgcttgggggagggggggttggaaatGTCTTTggcttcgtcgtcgtcgtcgtcgtcgtcgtcgtcgtcgtcgtcgtcgtcgtcgtcgtcgtcgtcgtcgtcgtcgtcgtcgtcgtcgtcgtcatcgttatcgtcatcgtcatcgttatcatcatcatcgtcatcatcatcatcgttatcatcatcatcgttatcatcatcatcgtcatcatcatcatcaccatcatcatcaatcatttgttattatcaccattatctatcatcatcatcattattgtaatcaaaatcattatcattttatcatcatttcatcctcatcgtttcataatcatcaccagcatcaccaccaccacgtaCAACTCCACAAGTAAAACTAATacccacttatctctctctctctctctctctctctctctctctctctctctctctctctctctccctcccttctcccctcacccatccctcccaacttccattcccttctccccttccccttccccttcaccttcctcctcgccttcctcctcccttcccttctcccctcactctccctccccccacctcccttccccctcacccttcctctccccatcgcacctcccttcccaccctctctccctcacacctcccttcccccccaccagtTTTCCCCCACCGGAGTCCCCCGAGGTGTGGTCGCGATTCGGCGTCCAGTGGCTGTACGACGCGGTGGCTGACCAGTGGAGTCGCCTCATGGGTTCTCAGGCCCCGCCTACCGCTCGCTTCGCTGGCTATTACTCCGTCCTGGCGCGTCCGGGGCTCAGGATCATCTCGATCAACACGAATTATTGCTATAGGCTGAATTGGTGAgtaaggaagggggtgagggagtgagtgtgtgtgtgactggaaagtgaatgagtgaataactAAGCTAGTGGGTGATTGGAGAGTGAGTGGGtaattagtgagtgagtgaatgagtaaggtGATAAGTGATTGGAAACGGAGTGAGTAATGGAGAAATTggtgagtttgtgagtgagtaAATGTGGGAGTGAGTGATTGGAaactgagtgagtgagggagtggttGGTAAGTGGATATGGGTATGTCTATATACAGTAGTTTTGTTTTCTGGTTGAGGTATGTGAATAACAGGTAAACGCTTAACATAGGTGATAACTGGACTATAACTTACTTAGTACAGTTGCCTACCGTGCACTTATTGTCACTTAATATGGGCTATTCCTGTACCGATGGCTCTGCGCTGTTATTTCCAGCGAATTACAGATGATTTACTGTACTGTTACTAtcctattgctattgctattactggtTCCTACACCTCTTGCTTAAAAACAGGTGGCTGCTGTACAAGTCCGTCGACCCTGGCTTGGTGCTCCGCTGGCTGGTGAGTGAGCTGCAGCAAGCCGAGTCGAGAGGAGAGGTGGTGCACATCATCGGCCACATCCCGCCCTTCTACGCGGATTGCTTCGCTCAGTGGGCGCACCAGTTCTCTCGGATCGTGTCCAGGTGAGGGAAAGGCGGCGGGAGGgcttggattttatttttattttactttattttatctttcattataaactgcaaaaaaaaacaggtaaaacgaAAGCACATGTGTTTGATTGAATATCTATACAGAAAACACActcagatacagacacacaggcacgcatgcacacagcacacacacaggtgATTGCTGTACTACACACATGGGCGCACAAGTACCATTGAGTACAAATTATTTGTAATTACAGCCAACGCTTGAACCTTCAGTAACACcacaagaaatataataatgaaacaaaatccCATTTATCCACACAAGAAAACGCGCAAAAAGAAAACTGGATACGATTCGTAACACCCACTTTAACATCCACATTAACATCCACCTCAACATCCACATTAACATCCACCTCAACATCCACCTCAACATCCACCTCAACATCCACCTTACCTGCAGGTACGCCCACATCATCCGCGGGCAGTTCTACGGGCACTCGCACCAGGACGAGTTCCGCGTGCACTACGACGTCAACGCCCCCAATAAGCCCATCGGCGTGCAGTACGTGTCCCCTAACAACGGGCCCTTCCACGACCTCAACCCCTCCTACAGGGTCTTCTACATCGACGGCGACCATCCGGAGACCACGAGGGTAAGCTGCCTTTTTcttgaagggaggaggaggaggaggagaaggaggaggaggagggaggagggaggagggagggggaaggtgttgaCGGATACTTTGGGGAGTTTTTGcaaaggggagtgagaggagcaGAGGCTTCGTGAGGGATTAGAGGGT
Coding sequences within it:
- the LOC119596505 gene encoding sphingomyelin phosphodiesterase-like, yielding MLSGLLLHITTFLTSLGLGDWVGGGAGAQVARGRSLPSSPDAQVVVLSNEIDSWMALPEQSLGNMPYHLHQVLNALNGSDTVGGGGGGGGSDTDRIFRGSDTYCGSCRVLSKMVIGYSRLGGPIDIMANFLVKICYIVGYQSIAVCRGLINQDKDRLEWILQNTNADADEVCSLVLGSQGCGVFRRTAWSITLPPPEYPMQHQQQQHQQGREDHSRSLDSAPPQVQSVNNARAQPPPHHQQPQKQQPQIQQQQQQQQQQQVPVTASSTSSSSSSSSSSSSSSSSSSSSSSSSPSSVPATERVGSSGKKVLKVLHLTDPHYDPSYRVGANAVCEAPLCCNPDSGTPKRPSDGAGKWGDYRNCDSPKWLLQHMLHHIVSTHPDVDYVLCTGDLVPHHIWKISPRENIAIMREMTDLLLEYFPNLPIYGAIGNHESFPRDSFPPPESPEVWSRFGVQWLYDAVADQWSRLMGSQAPPTARFAGYYSVLARPGLRIISINTNYCYRLNWWLLYKSVDPGLVLRWLVSELQQAESRGEVVHIIGHIPPFYADCFAQWAHQFSRIVSRYAHIIRGQFYGHSHQDEFRVHYDVNAPNKPIGVQYVSPNNGPFHDLNPSYRVFYIDGDHPETTRNVLDYETWVMNLTHANKYDAPHWYQLYSARRDLQLPSLDPRHWDQLVQRMARDPQLFARYHRFQVQDSDSALSRGCDAECRRNTLCAIVEGDKFMPRKCRPHD